One window from the genome of Lachancea thermotolerans CBS 6340 chromosome B complete sequence encodes:
- the STE6 gene encoding ATP-binding cassette a-factor transporter STE6 (similar to uniprot|P12866 Saccharomyces cerevisiae YKL209C STE6 ATP-binding cassette (ABC) transporter required for the export of a-factor catalyzes ATP hydrolysis coupled to a-factor transport contains 12 transmembrane domains and two ATP binding domains expressed only in MATa cells), which translates to MRQLRNLQLSNVYANVHLKQDWSLLVVITVCSVAYGLVPAVTSILTGTVFNLLQQPAAREFGSVNALMHELALRSMAILATGIASIPLCWLSVSAWMSLGERQAFRLRRKMLQSYLDKSMAWYDANEQISGDFTQLNRCVEELRSSSAESSAIVFQNVVTVAALLGSALYYSWSLTLIIMANSPLVIGFAVFFSRKVEKYAKRENSETSSAADAMAWSLDAAKMVRLLGTQDRELARFEACVQKCRQHFNKMSLFSSLNYSVLRFLTLCMFVQGFWYGNSRINIGKLKPGDVVTCFSSCVLLASTLNSTLHQIIILQKGAVGLQKIMAFVNSRDASESQKNKVEISFRRLPLCWERASITFQNVHFAYPTRPDDFVLKGVSLDFPSGETTFVIGKSGSGKSTIGNLLLGFYGIGSGTINVNGQDVKEINQSELARNIMLVEQTTSLFTETLANNVTIGEAGVDDDEIRLKQACQMAMLGNIIRDLAKGLETTIGCSGLDLSGGEQQRVALARAYFRNAPILILDEALSAQDRIHKSLLMEAIRKWRADKTTIILTHELSDILDTDYVYVMSDGQIREHGYKSGLLSNPKSEFSNLHRFQACDDDFGDVATLGDGTSQIVDQKLEGVRTDVEELYSELGSPSTLRTCCVPESDYHPVTSHALRSSVDLLQSSIMMPHRTRRVAKTKERVDATELGPLPTVPDIEKGQTEPSLLPLRDIIKQFFINSRQKRLLAVGGTSALLAGVANPLFSYTFSKLLSGIASSNAYPATGRRSTKWSLIVLSVALLDSTFTFLKCFTLSKCGENWIRALRLRAFKNISNRELAWFNSEQNSTSNVSSLVINDLRDLRALASEFLAAVTTLVVVSFCGLIWALASGWKLSLVCISLIPAFILFTGAYGGLLQKCEANYKSAVASMEDQLYSAVRRIKTIRCLQVEERVIKEYEVLEGKAKLAGRKRALGTGFGVALSNALTLITQSILLYYGMKLVITGEYSSERMFQTLTLLLFTIMTCMSLIAQIPEISRGQRAATYLFRILDSETQFADANLEGESALTSRGCSNEALIFIKDLRFSYSFLNNPMVYRGLNLSVKAGETVALVGLSGSGKSTLWHLITRLYRVPSGSIWFDGLDVNEWEEWALRKRIAVVEQRPSLFRGSIFDNLTYGLSTSVDEREIRELLELVGMMDFVNSNPLGLQSFIDTDVLSGGQLQRLAIVRALLRKPQLLVLDECTSALDAQHGFIMSEFVRQGSQSTTTLVLTHSEQMMRACNRILTFANGNIIEDGSFERLYSQKGELFKILSSCSE; encoded by the coding sequence ATGCGACAGCTGCGGAACCTACAATTGTCAAATGTCTACGCTAATGTGCATCTAAAGCAGGACTGGAGCCTGCTGGTGGTGATTACGGTATGCTCAGTGGCCTACGGGTTAGTGCCTGCTGTGACATCAATCCTCACGGGCACGGTTTTTAACCTTTTACAACAGCCCGCTGCCCGTGAGTTTGGGTCTGTTAATGCACTCATGCACGAGCTGGCGTTGAGAAGCATGGCTATACTAGCCACGGGTATTGCGTCCATTCCGCTTTGCTGGCTCTCGGTCTCGGCATGGATGAGCCTTGGTGAAAGACAAGCGTTCCGGCTGCGCAGAAAAATGCTACAATCATACCTCGATAAGAGTATGGCTTGGTACGATGCAAATGAACAGATCTCTGGTGACTTCACGCAGCTGAACCGGTGCGTTGAGGAACTTCGCTCGAGTTCCGCCGAATCTTCCGCAAtcgtctttcaaaacgtgGTCACAGTTGCTGCACTCCTCGGAAGTGCTCTGTACTACTCTTGGTCACTCACGTTAATTATCATGGCAAACTCACCGCTAGTAATTGGGTTTGCTGTCTTCTTTTCACGGAAAGTCGAAAAGTATGCAAAGCGCGAGAATAGTGAAACTTCAAGCGCAGCGGACGCCATGGCGTGGTCTCTGGATGCCGCCAAGATGGTACGGCTACTGGGTACGCAAGACCGCGAATTGGCGAGGTTTGAGGCTTGCGTTCAAAAGTGTCGCCAACATTTTAACAAGATGTCTTTGTTCTCCTCCTTGAACTACTCCGTCTTACGCTTCCTTACGCTTTGCATGTTTGTGCAGGGGTTTTGGTACGGTAACTCTCGTATAAACATCGGGAAACTCAAGCCAGGTGACGTTGTAACTTGCTTTTCCTCGTGTGTCCTTCTCGCGAGCACCTTGAATAGCACTTTGCATCAGATCATAATATTACAGAAGGGAGCGGTaggacttcaaaaaattatGGCTTTTGTGAACTCCCGCGATGCCAGCGAAAGTCAGAAAAACAAGGTTGAGATTTCTTTTAGGCGCCTGCCTCTTTGTTGGGAGCGTGCTTCAATAACGTTCCAAAACGTCCATTTTGCGTACCCAACAAGACCTGATGACTTTGTGTTGAAAGGAGTTAGCCTGGATTTTCCTTCTGGAGAAACCACTTTCGTCATTGGGAAGTCGGGTTCGGGAAAATCAACAATAGGCAACCTCTTACTCGGGTTTTATGGAATAGGATCTGGGACTATTAATGTTAACGGCCAAGATGTTAAGGAAATTAATCAAAGTGAACTTGCGCGCAACATAAtgcttgttgaacaaaCCACCTCGTTGTTCACTGAAACTCTAGCAAACAATGTCACCATTGGGGAAGCTGGTGTTGATGACGACGAAATCCGCCTTAAACAAGCATGCCAAATGGCAATGTTAGGAAACATAATTAGAGACCTTGCAAAAGGTTTAGAAACAACGATCGGTTGCTCAGGCTTAGATCTCAGCGGCGGAGAGCAGCAAAGGGTTGCACTTGCCAGAGCTTACTTCAGAAACGCTCCAATCTTGATACTCGATGAGGCTCTCAGCGCTCAAGACCGGATACACAAGAGTCTGTTAATGGAAGCTATTAGAAAATGGAGAGCAGATAAGACTACAATAATTTTGACCCATGAGCTTAGTGACATATTGGATACGGATTATGTTTATGTTATGAGCGACGGCCAAATAAGGGAGCACGGTTACAAAAGCGGGTTGCTTTCGAATCCAAAATCTGAATTTTCTAATCTTCACAGGTTTCAAGCCTGTGATGACGACTTCGGGGATGTAGCTACGCTTGGTGATGGTACATCACAAATAGTGGACCAAAAGCTCGAGGGCGTTCGCACTGACGTAGAAGAGCTGTACTCGGAATTAGGGTCGCCGTCGACGTTGCGGACATGTTGCGTTCCTGAGTCTGACTACCATCCAGTTACTTCCCATGCATTGAGAAGTTCGGTGGACCTACTTCAATCTAGTATTATGATGCCACACCGAACACGAAGGGTTGCAAAGACCAAGGAAAGAGTAGATGCAACCGAACTCGGCCCGTTACCAACTGTTCCGGATATCGAAAAGGGCCAAACGGAACCAAGTCTTTTGCCCCTGAGAGATATCATTAAGCAGTTCTTTATCAATTCACGACAGAAAAGGCTGCTTGCTGTGGGTGGAACCTCCGCTTTGCTTGCAGGTGTCGCTAACCCCTTATTCTCCTACACGTTTTCTAAACTATTGAGTGGGATAGCCTCTTCCAATGCCTACCCTGCAACTGGGAGGCGATCAACTAAATGGTCACTAATTGTGCTTTCTGTAGCACTTTTAGATTCAACCTTCACTTTCCTGAAATGTTTTACTTTATCGAAGTGCGGCGAGAACTGGATTAGGGCCCTGCGTctcagagctttcaaaaatatatcAAACCGAGAACTCGCTTGGTTCAACAGTGAACAGAATAGTACGTCAAACGTGTCGTCTTTAGTCATCAATGACCTAAGAGATTTGCGAGCCCTGGCTTCCGAGTTTCTGGCTGCCGTTACAACTTTGGTTGTGGTCTCGTTTTGCGGGTTAATTTGGGCATTAGCATCGGGTTGGAAGTTAAGCTTGGTGTGTATTTCCTTAATACCTGCCTTCATATTGTTTACTGGAGCCTACGGTGGGCTGTTACAGAAGTGTGAGGCTAATTATAAGAGCGCTGTCGCTAGCATGGAAGACCAGCTTTACAGTGCGGTAAGAAGAATTAAAACAATAAGGTGCCTACAAGTCGAGGAAAGGGTAATTAAAGAATAcgaggttcttgaagggaAGGCAAAACTCGCtgggagaaaaagagccttGGGCACTGGATTCGGAGTTGCCCTGTCGAACGCTCTCACTCTTATCACACAGTCAATACTCCTGTATTATGGAATGAAGCTGGTAATTACAGGGGAGTATAGCAGTGAAAGGATGTTTCAAACCCTTACGTTGCTTCTTTTCACAATAATGACTTGCATGTCTCTAATAGCTCAAATCCCAGAAATAAGCAGGGGCCAGAGAGCAGCCACATATTTGTTCAGGATACTAGACAGCGAAACGCAATTCGCAGACGCTAATTTAGAAGGGGAGAGCGCCCTGACTAGCCGGGGGTGTTCAAATGAAGCTTTaattttcatcaaagacctCAGATTTTCCTATTCTTTCCTCAACAATCCTATGGTATACCGAGGTTTGAACCTTAGTGTAAAAGCAGGCGAAACCGTGGCTTTGGTCGGTTTATCTGGTTCAGGGAAATCCACTCTTTGGCACCTAATAACGCGTTTGTATCGTGTTCCAAGCGGAAGCATCTGGTTTGATGGCTTAGATGTCAATGAATGGGAAGAATGGGCACTCAGGAAACGGATTGCAGTAGTTGAGCAAAGGCCAAGTCTTTTCAGAGGGTCAATTTTTGACAATTTAACCTATGGGCTGTCCACAAGTGTCGATGAAAGGGAAAttcgagagcttttggaactAGTGGGCATGATGGATTTCGTTAATTCGAACCCATTAGGTCTACAATCATTTATTGATACAGATGTTTTATCCGGAGGTCAGTTACAGAGATTAGCTATAGTGAGAGCACTGTTGCGAAAGCCTCAACTCTTGGTCTTGGATGAATGCACTTCCGCCCTCGACGCACAGCACGGTTTCATTATGTCGGAGTTTGTAAGACAAGGATCACAATCGACCACAACTCTTGTCCTTACACACAGTGAACAAATGATGCGTGCATGCAATCGTATCTTAACTTTCGCCAATGGCAACATAATAGAAGATGGGTCATTCGAAAGGCTTTACAGTCAAAAAGGAGAATTATTCAAAATCCTCTCTAGTTGTTCTGAATAG
- the OPI3 gene encoding bifunctional phosphatidyl-N-methylethanolamine N-methyltransferase/phosphatidyl-N-dimethylethanolamine N-methyltransferase (similar to uniprot|P05375 Saccharomyces cerevisiae YJR073C OPI3 Phospholipid methyltransferase (methylene-fatty-acyl-phospholipid synthase) catalyzes the last two steps in phosphatidylcholine biosynthesis), with translation MDLFNDLTGKLGKVQDVYIEMLSEVVTDEKNLKLALFFIVFNPLFWNTAARLEYKTHFLTKITGSAKRGCYVLAVTIFSLGIVRDYFFHQALMQQPTSRVLDTDAVRKAGMVLSAFGQVLVATSMYQLGVTGTYLGDYFGILMDNIVTAFPFNVSNNPMYHGSTLTFLGTSLYYGKAAGVFATVLVNLVYNIAQQFEEPFTAQIYAKRDAERTKKSS, from the coding sequence ATGGATTTGTTCAACGATCTCACAGGAAAACTGGGAAAGGTCCAGGATGTTTACATCGAAATGTTGTCGGAGGTGGTAACAGACGAGAAGAATCTGAAGCTAGCGCTGttcttcattgttttcaacCCACTTTTCTGGAACACCGCAGCTCGGTTGGAGTACAAGACACACTTCCTCACCAAGATCACCGGGTCCGCAAAGCGTGGCTGCTATGTGCTGGCAGTAACGATCTTTTCGCTGGGCATTGTGCGTGACTACTTCTTCCACCAGGCATTGATGCAGCAGCCCACTTCGCGGGTACTAGACACTGATGCGGTGCGCAAGGCCGGAATGGTGCTGTCTGCGTTCGGACAGGTGCTGGTGGCAACTTCTATGTACCAACTGGGCGTAACCGGTACGTACTTGGGAGACTACTTCGGCATTTTGATGGACAACATCGTGACTGCTTTCCCATTTAACGTGAGCAACAACCCAATGTACCACGGATCGACCCTGACATTCCTGGGTACGTCGCTATACTACGGTAAGGCCGCGGGCGTGTTTGCAACGGTGTTGGTGAACCTAGTGTACAACATTGCGCAGCAGTTTGAGGAGCCCTTCACGGCGCAGATATATGCGAAGCGCGACGCCGAGCGCACCAAGAAGTCGTCCTAG
- a CDS encoding uncharacterized protein (highly similar to uniprot|P42942 Saccharomyces cerevisiae YGR210C Hypothetical ORF), producing the protein MPRDPLIGIVGKPSSGKSTTLNSLTDAAAQVGSFPFTTIEPNKATGYLQVDCVCGRFGKQALCKPNYGWCSNGKRHVPIMLLDVAGLVPGAHSGRGLGNKFLDDLRHADALIHVVDVSGTTDAEGKNTRGYDPLYDIEWLQDEIRLWIEGNLEKRWGSIVRRHTATKSSAVDTLQAQFGGYGSHAPMVQRALHRIRGLPPLEQWDKEWITKVVRSFMIEKFPTVLALNKIDHPDADKNVSKIMLKYPETKAVLASAVTEVFLRKLKKQGFVHYEEGTEFVDTFEDDPDGLKPLDDKLLQRIENIRDLVLYRFGSTGVVQVLQAAAGVLDLVPVYTVRNIHTFTGGHGENVFRDCFLIKRGTPVGKVARYVMGEVTIAAVETVGGVRVSEDDVVDAGKNDVLSFKLAPKSVN; encoded by the coding sequence ATGCCCAGAGACCCTTTGATTGGTATCGTTGGTAAGCCTTCTTCTGGTAAGTCCACGACGCTAAACTCGCTGACCGATGCTGCTGCGCAGGTTGGCTCGTTTCCCTTCACGACAATTGAGCCTAACAAGGCCACCGGCTACCTGCAGGTCGACTGCGTGTGCGGACGGTTTGGCAAGCAGGCGCTGTGCAAACCCAACTATGGTTGGTGCTCGAACGGCAAGCGCCACGTTCCTATCATGCTTCTGGACGTGGCGGGGCTAGTGCCCGGAGCACACTCAGGCAGAGGCCTTGGTAACAAGTTTTTAGACGACTTGAGACACGCAGACGCGCTGATACACGTTGTAGACGTGAGTGGAACCACAGACGCGGAGGGAAAGAACACCAGAGGCTACGACCCACTGTACGATATCGAATGGCTGCAAGACGAGATCCGGCTGTGGATCGAGGGTAACTTGGAAAAACGGTGGGGCTCAATTGTGCGGCGGCACACGGCAACTAAATCCAGCGCCGTGGACACGCTTCAAGCGCAGTTTGGTGGGTACGGGTCGCACGCACCAATGGTGCAGCGCGCACTGCACAGGATCCGGGGTCTGCCGCCATTGGAGCAGTGGGATAAGGAATGGATCACCAAGGTGGTTCGTTCGTTCATGATCGAGAAGTTCCCCACGGTGCTCGCGCTCAACAAGATCGACCACCCGGACGCAGACAAGAACGTGTCAAAGATCATGCTCAAGTATCCGGAAACAAAGGCGGTGCTGGCGAGCGCAGTCACAGAGGTGTTCCTACGGAAACTGAAAAAACAGGGCTTCGTGCACTACGAAGAGGGCACGGAGTTCGTGGACACTTTTGAGGACGACCCGGACGGACTCAAACCGCTGGAcgacaagctgctgcagcggATTGAAAACATCCGCGACCTGGTGCTGTACCGTTTTGGGTCCACGGGCGTAGTACAGGTGCTGCAGGCCGCTGCGGGCGTGCTGGACCTTGTGCCCGTTTACACAGTGCGGAACATACACACTTTCACGGGCGGTCACGGGGAAAACGTGTTCCGGGACTGTTTCCTGATTAAGCGCGGCACCCCCGTTGGAAAGGTTGCGCGCTACGTGATGGGCGAGGTGACGATCGCGGCGGTAGAGACCGTGGGCGGTGTGCGTGTGAGCGAGGACGACGTGGTGGACGCGGGGAAGAACGACGTGctgagcttcaagcttGCGCCAAAGAGCGTGAACTGA
- the DIP5 gene encoding dicarboxylic amino acid permease (similar to uniprot|P53388 Saccharomyces cerevisiae YPL265W DIP5 Dicarboxylic amino acid permease mediates high-affinity and high-capacity transport of L- glutamate and L-aspartate also a transporter for Gln Asn Ser Ala and Gly) encodes MSESLEKKNAGILYSNETLEEDVAFDKLERGASGASAAGASVDGKHEGIRLKKALEARHVSMIAIGGSLGTGLLIGTGSSLASAGPASILISYSFVGLLVYTVMACLGEMAAFIPLDGFTSYASRYVDPALGFAVGYCYLFKYFIVTPNQLTAGAMVMQYWVSREKVNPGVWITIFLVLIVLINTVGVRFFGEFEFWLSSVKVLVMLGLILLLFIIMLGGGPNHDRTGFRYWRDPGAFKPYSEAISGSKGKFVSFASVFALALFAYTGTELCGIVAAEAKNPRRSVPRAIKLTLYRIVLFYVISILLLGMTVAYNDPLLIKAKKMSTSAAASPFVVAIKNAGIPVLPHIFNACVLLFVFSACNSDLYVASRTLYGLAIDRKAPKIFAKTNGWGVPYYSLAVSVLFCLLAYMNVSSGSAQIFNYFVNVVSIFGLLSWISILITYLRFHKAVIAQFGDKSGFSYTAPFQPWSTWVSLFFCCLIGLIKNYTVFLGHTFDYKTFISGYIGIPVYAICYVGYKLVHRSKLIKPEDVDLYTFKAAIDAEEEEGKLLELERKEQLKSSPKNLTWFYDTFLGWIF; translated from the coding sequence ATGTCCGAGTCTCTagagaagaaaaatgcTGGGATATTATACAGCAACGAGACCCTTGAGGAGGATGTCGCCTTTGACAAACTCGAGcgcggcgccagcggcgccagcgccgcgggcgcgtcTGTGGACGGCAAACACGAAGGCATCCggctgaagaaagcgctTGAGGCGCGGCACGTGTCGATGATCGCCATCGGCGGGTCGCTTGGTACCGGGCTGTTGATCGGCACAGGTAGCTCTCTGGCCAGCGCGGGCCCTGCgtcaattttgatttcgTACAGTTTCGTGGGCCTGTTGGTGTACACGGTGATGGCGTGTCTCGGAGAGATGGCCGCGTTTATTCCGCTGGACGGCTTCACATCGTACGCGTCGCGTTACGTCGACCCCGCGTTGGGCTTCGCAGTCGGGTACTGCTACCTGTTCAAGTATTTCATTGTGACGCCCAATCAGCTGACCGCAGGCGCCATGGTGATGCAGTACTGGGTCTCGCGTGAAAAGGTCAACCCGGGCGTGTGGATCACGATTTTCCTTGTTCTCATTGTGCTCATCAACACGGTCGGTGTGCGCTTCTTCGGCGAATTCGAGTTCTGGCTGTCCAGTGTCAAGGTCCTGGTCATGCTGGGGCTCatcctgctgctgtttaTCATCATGCTCGGTGGCGGGCCCAACCACGACCGCACCGGCTTCCGCTACTGGCGCGACCCTGGTGCGTTCAAGCCCTACTCCGAAGCCATCTCGGGCTCCAAGGGCAAGTTCGTGTCTTTTGCTTCCGTGTTCGCGCTCGCCTTGTTCGCTTACACCGGTACCGAGCTGTGTGGTATCGTCGCCGCCGAGGCTAAGAACCCACGTCGCAGTGTGCCCCGCGCCATCAAGCTGACCCTCTACCGTATCGTGCTCTTCTACGTCATCTCCATTCTGTTGCTAGGAATGACCGTCGCCTACAACGACCCACTACTGatcaaggccaagaagatgTCCACCTCCGCGGCTGCCTCGCCTTTTGTTGTGGCTATCAAGAACGCTGGCATTCCTGTCCTGCCTCACATCTTCAACGCTTGTGTGCtgctctttgttttcagtgCCTGTAACTCAGACCTTTACGTCGCCTCCAGAACCCTTTACGGTCTGGCCATCGACCGCAAGGCTCCAAAAATCTTTGCCAAGACTAACGGCTGGGGTGTGCCATACTACTCGCTCGCGGTCTCTGTCCTGTTCTGTCTCCTTGCGTACATGAATGTCTCCTCAGGTTCCGCTCAGATCTTCAACTACTTCGTCAATGTCGTCAGTATCTTTGGTCTGTTGAGTTGGATCTCCATCCTTATCACCTACCTGCGTTTCCACAAGGCTGTCATCGCCCAATTCGGCGACAAGTCTGGTTTCTCTTACACGGCACCATTCCAACCTTGGTCTACCTGGGTGTCCTTGTTCTTCTGCTGCCTCATCGGTCTCATCAAGAACTACACGGTGTTTCTGGGCCACACGTTTGACTACAAAACCTTCATCTCCGGTTACATCGGCATCCCTGTCTACGCTATCTGCTACGTGGGCTACAAATTGGTGCACCGCTCGAAGCTAATTAAACCAGAGGACGTCGACCTCTACACATTCAAAGCTGCGATCGAcgcggaggaagaagaaggtaAGCTGCTCGAGCTCGAGCGCAAAgaacagctcaaaagctctccAAAGAACCTCACATGGTTTTACGACACCTTTTTGGGCTGGATTTTCTAA
- the PDC1 gene encoding indolepyruvate decarboxylase 1 (highly similar to uniprot|P06169 Saccharomyces cerevisiae YLR044C PDC1 Major of three pyruvate decarboxylase isozymes key enzyme in alcoholic fermentation decarboxylates pyruvate to acetaldehyde subject to glucose-ethanol- and autoregulation involved in amino acid catabolism and to YLR134W uniprot|P16467 Saccharomyces cerevisiae YLR134W PDC5 Minor isoform of pyruvate decarboxylase, key enzyme in alcoholic fermentation, decarboxylates pyruvate to acetaldehyde, regulation is glucose- and ethanol-dependent, repressed by thiamine, involved in amino acid catabolism), with the protein MSDLILYCDFYKTRNLNSNRVSQNKPEITMSEITLGRYVFERLKQVDVTTVFGLPGDFNLRLLDEIYEVEGMRWAGNCNELNASYAADAYARIKGMSCLITTFGVGELSALNGIAGSYAEHVGVLHIVGVPSVSAQAKQLLLHHTLGNGDFTVFHRMSANISETTAMITDLATAPSEIDRCIRTTYIRQRPVYLGLPSNFVDQMVPASLLDTPIDLALKPNDQQAEEEVISTLLEMIKDAKNPVILADACASRHDVKAETKKLIDITQFPSFVTPMGKGSIDEKHPRFGGVYVGTLSSPAVKEAVESADLVLSVGALLSDFNTGSFSYSYKTKNVVEFHSDHIKIRNATFPGVQMKFVLQSLLNKVGAVVKDYKPVPVPELPAPNAAVDPSTPLKQQWLWNQVGQFLQEGDIVLTETGTSAFGINQTHFPNNTYGISQVLWGSIGYATGACLGAVMAAEELDKSKRVILFTGEGSLQLTAQEISTMVRWNLKPYLFVLNNKGYTIEKLIHGPTAEYNEIQNWNHLDLLPTFGAKDYEAIRVSTTGEWNKLAEDKDFNKNSKIRLIELMLPVMDAPESLVKQAQLTAATNAKSA; encoded by the coding sequence ATGTCTGATTTGATCCTTTATTGTGATTTTTATAAAACCAGGAACTTAAACTCCAATCGAGTATCCCAAAACAAACCAGAAATAACAATGTCTGAAATTACTCTAGGTCGCTacgtctttgaaagattaAAGCAGGTCGATGTTACCACTGTCTTCGGTCTGCCAGGTGACTTCAACCTGCGTCTGTTGGACGAGATCTACGAGGTCGAGGGTATGAGATGGGCCGGTAACTGTAACGAGTTGAACGCTTCTTACGCTGCCGACGCTTACGCCAGAATCAAGGGTATGTCCTGTTTGATCACCACCTTCGGTGTCGGTGAGTTGTCCGCTTTGAACGGTATCGCCGGTTCTTACGCTGAGCACGTCGGTGTCTTGCACATTGTCGGTGTCCCATCCGTCTCCGCCCAGGCCAAGCAGCTATTGTTGCACCACACCTTGGGTAACGGTGACTTCACTGTCTTCCACAGAATGTCCGCCAACATCTCTGAGACCACTGCTATGATCACTGATCTAGCTACCGCCCCATCTGAGATCGACAGATGTATCAGAACCACCTACATTAGACAGAGACCTGTTTACTTGGGTTTGCCATCTAACTTCGTTGACCAGATGGTCCCAGCCTCTCTATTGGACACCCCAATTGACTTGGCCTTGAAGCCAAACGACCAGCAGGCTGAGGAGGAGGTCATCTCTACTTTGTTGGAGATGATCAAGGACGCTAAGAACCCAGTCATCTTGGCTGACGCTTGCGCTTCCAGACACGATGTCAAGGCtgagaccaagaagttgattGACATCACTCAGTTCCCATCTTTCGTCACCCCAATGGGTAAGGGTTCCATTGACGAGAAGCACCCAAGATTCGGTGGTGTTTACGTCGGTACCTTGTCTTCCCCAGCTGTCAAGGAGGCCGTTGAGTCCGCTGACTTGGTTTTGTCCGTCGGTGCTTTGTTGTCTGACTTCAACACCGGTTCTTTCTCTTACTCTTACAAGACCAAGAACGTTGTTGAGTTCCACTCCGACCACATCAAGATTAGAAACGCCACCTTCCCAGGTGTCCAGATGAAGTTCGTCTTgcagagcttgttgaacaagGTCGGCGCCGTCGTCAAGGACTACAAGCCAGTCCCAGTCCCAGAGTTGCCAGCTCCAAACGCCGCTGTCGACCCATCTACTCCATTGAAGCAGCAATGGTTGTGGAACCAGGTCGGTCAGTTCTTGCAGGAGGGTGACATCGTCTTGACTGAGACCGGTACCTCCGCTTTCGGTATCAACCAGACCCACTTCCCTAACAACACCTACGGTATCTCCCAGGTCTTGTGGGGTTCCATTGGTTATGCCACCGGTGCTTGTTTGGGTGCCGTCATGGCCGCCGAGGAGTTGGACAAGTCTAAGAGAGTTATCTTGTTCACCGGTGAGGGTTCTTTGCAATTGACCGCCCAGGAGATCTCCACCATGGTCAGATGGAACTTGAAGCCATACTTGTTCGTCTTGAACAACAAGGGTTACACCATCGAGAAGTTGATTCACGGTCCAACCGCTGAGTACAACGAGATCCAGAACTGGAACCACTTGGACCTGTTGCCAACTTTCGGTGCTAAGGACTACGAGGCCATCAGAGTTTCCACCACTGGTGAGTGGAACAAGTTGGCTGAGGACAAggacttcaacaagaactCTAAGATCAGATTGATCGAGTTGATGTTGCCAGTTATGGACGCTCCAGAGTCTTTGGTCAAGCAGGCTCAATTGACTGCTGCCACCAACGCCAAGTCCGCTTAA